A window from Ardenticatena maritima encodes these proteins:
- a CDS encoding penicillin acylase family protein — protein sequence MARRALRWFVGALLVLLMVVVVGGVWFIRRPWPQTEGTLTLEGLQAPVTVLRDAHGIPYIYAENEHDLFFAQGYVHAQDRLWQMDFQRRVGLGRLSEILGEATLETDMFLRTVGTNRAAQQDYENASDATKAILQAYADGVNAYIATHRGRYPLEYRILGVEPEPWSPVDTLAWAKMMQWDLTNSFRSELLYAQLLDALGSERAAELFPGYTPGALTILREEDLSLGTPDFEAVERALAKAGLLLDGVAQGWGSNNWVVAPSRSETGRPLLANDPHLAFGTPAIWYLMALHAPTYNSTGATLPGIPGVVIGHNERIAWGMTNLAADVMDLYIERLNPDNPNEYEVNGEYVPFEIVHEEIRVKGRAEPVVVDVKLSRHGPLVNDVLDLEQPVAMQWLATAQPNTLIDAMYPVNTAQNWDEFRAALQNWDAPMQNFVYADVDGNIGYYGAGKVPIRANGVGDTPVPGWTDEYEWVDFIPFDELPHTFNPARGYVATANHKPVPDSYPYYISTFWSTPNRARRIEEGLTAKERLSLDDMAAIQADIVSIPAQQIVPHLLAVQTDDIIAQRAQDALREWDYRLDADSAAAGIFEVAYWKLIEATVADDLPEALRDDYLAQTHRHYQFMEWLLQQPADNAWWDDQTTPEQETRDDIMARALAATVEWWGRQQGDLVHEWTWGRLHTTTFKHNVFGDISPLNRFFNVEAGPTPGDNQTPNANSFVFGNSFAVRGGPGYRELFDVGNWDASRVVITVGQSGHVFHPHYGDFAPMWLTMEYAPLPWTREAVEAAATQRLELRPQQ from the coding sequence ATGGCACGCCGGGCACTGCGTTGGTTTGTAGGGGCGCTCCTCGTTCTGCTGATGGTGGTCGTCGTTGGCGGGGTCTGGTTCATCCGCCGCCCCTGGCCCCAAACAGAGGGCACACTCACGCTGGAAGGGTTGCAAGCCCCCGTGACGGTTTTGCGCGACGCGCACGGCATCCCCTACATCTACGCCGAAAACGAGCATGACCTCTTCTTTGCGCAAGGCTATGTTCATGCCCAAGATCGCTTGTGGCAGATGGATTTCCAGCGCCGTGTGGGACTGGGGCGGCTGAGCGAGATTTTGGGAGAAGCCACGCTGGAAACTGATATGTTTTTGCGTACTGTGGGCACCAATCGCGCGGCGCAGCAAGATTATGAAAACGCCAGCGACGCCACGAAAGCCATCTTGCAGGCCTACGCCGACGGCGTCAACGCCTACATTGCGACGCACCGCGGCCGCTACCCGCTGGAATACCGCATTCTCGGCGTTGAGCCTGAACCCTGGTCGCCTGTGGATACGCTGGCGTGGGCGAAGATGATGCAGTGGGACCTCACCAATTCCTTCCGCTCGGAACTGTTGTATGCCCAACTGCTCGACGCCTTGGGATCTGAGCGTGCCGCCGAACTCTTCCCCGGCTACACGCCCGGCGCGCTCACCATTCTGCGTGAAGAAGACCTGTCCCTTGGCACGCCCGATTTCGAGGCGGTGGAGCGTGCGCTTGCCAAAGCCGGGCTTCTGCTGGATGGCGTCGCCCAAGGGTGGGGGAGCAACAACTGGGTGGTCGCGCCCTCACGCAGCGAAACGGGACGCCCCTTGCTGGCGAACGACCCGCACCTGGCGTTTGGTACGCCCGCCATCTGGTACTTGATGGCGCTGCATGCGCCGACTTACAACTCCACCGGCGCGACGTTGCCGGGCATTCCCGGTGTGGTCATCGGGCATAACGAGCGTATCGCCTGGGGCATGACCAACCTTGCCGCCGACGTGATGGACCTTTACATCGAGCGGCTCAACCCCGACAATCCCAACGAATACGAAGTCAACGGTGAATACGTGCCCTTTGAGATCGTGCATGAAGAAATCCGTGTGAAAGGGCGCGCCGAACCGGTTGTGGTAGACGTCAAACTGTCGCGCCATGGACCACTGGTCAACGATGTGCTTGACCTGGAGCAACCGGTTGCCATGCAGTGGCTGGCCACCGCCCAGCCCAACACGCTGATTGATGCCATGTACCCCGTCAACACAGCCCAAAACTGGGACGAATTCCGCGCCGCGTTGCAAAACTGGGATGCGCCCATGCAAAACTTCGTCTATGCCGACGTGGACGGCAACATTGGCTACTACGGCGCAGGCAAAGTCCCCATTCGTGCGAACGGGGTGGGGGATACGCCTGTGCCGGGCTGGACGGATGAGTACGAATGGGTGGACTTTATCCCCTTTGATGAACTGCCCCACACTTTCAACCCGGCGCGCGGGTACGTGGCAACCGCCAACCACAAACCCGTACCCGATTCATACCCCTACTACATCAGCACGTTTTGGTCTACACCGAACCGTGCCCGCCGTATCGAAGAGGGGTTGACCGCCAAAGAGCGCCTCTCGTTGGACGATATGGCGGCGATCCAGGCTGATATCGTCAGCATTCCCGCACAGCAGATTGTGCCGCACTTGCTGGCTGTCCAGACGGATGACATCATCGCCCAGCGCGCCCAAGACGCCTTGCGCGAGTGGGATTACCGCCTGGACGCCGATTCGGCGGCGGCGGGCATTTTTGAAGTGGCGTACTGGAAACTGATTGAAGCCACCGTCGCCGATGACTTGCCCGAAGCGTTGCGCGACGACTATCTCGCTCAAACACATCGCCATTACCAATTCATGGAATGGCTCTTGCAACAGCCCGCCGACAATGCATGGTGGGACGACCAGACGACCCCCGAACAAGAAACGCGCGACGACATCATGGCGCGCGCGCTTGCCGCCACTGTGGAATGGTGGGGGCGTCAACAAGGCGACCTGGTCCACGAGTGGACATGGGGGCGTTTGCACACCACCACCTTCAAGCACAACGTGTTTGGCGACATTTCACCCCTCAATCGCTTCTTCAATGTTGAAGCCGGTCCCACCCCCGGCGACAATCAGACGCCCAATGCCAACTCCTTTGTGTTTGGCAACTCGTTTGCTGTGCGTGGTGGTCCGGGCTATCGCGAACTCTTTGACGTGGGCAATTGGGACGCGTCGCGTGTGGTGATTACCGTGGGGCAAAGCGGGCATGTCTTCCATCCGCATTATGGTGATTTTGCGCCAATGTGGCTGACAATGGAGTACGCACCGCTCCCGTGGACCCGCGAAGCGGTTGAAGCGGCGGCTACCCAGCGTTTGGAGTTGCGTCCGCAGCAATAA